A genomic region of Gemmata massiliana contains the following coding sequences:
- a CDS encoding metallophosphoesterase family protein — protein sequence MRIGVVSDTHDRQEAVAEAVRLLLEQEVELILHCGDIESPETVRAFKPIPTHFVFGNWDKDKVRLAAAIKDAGGTHYDSFGALTLADKRVAWVHSHERHQLRQLENADFFDYVFYGHTHVREQHRTGRTLVANPGALFRANPKTCIVLDLATGEIKPIIIPTKPQGGHAATAHAASAALDDGTGSIVMPPSVLPDAPAPPPASS from the coding sequence ATGCGGATCGGGGTCGTCAGTGACACCCACGACCGCCAGGAGGCGGTCGCGGAAGCCGTTCGCCTCTTGCTGGAGCAGGAGGTCGAACTGATCCTGCATTGCGGCGACATCGAGTCGCCGGAAACCGTCCGCGCGTTCAAGCCGATCCCGACGCACTTCGTGTTCGGCAACTGGGACAAGGACAAAGTGAGGCTGGCCGCCGCGATCAAGGACGCGGGCGGCACGCACTACGATTCGTTCGGCGCGCTCACGCTGGCCGACAAGCGGGTCGCGTGGGTCCACAGCCACGAGCGCCACCAGTTGCGCCAACTGGAGAACGCCGACTTCTTCGATTACGTGTTCTACGGTCACACCCACGTTCGCGAGCAGCACCGCACCGGGCGCACGCTCGTTGCGAATCCCGGAGCACTGTTCCGTGCGAACCCGAAGACGTGTATCGTACTGGACCTGGCCACCGGCGAAATCAAACCCATCATCATCCCGACGAAACCGCAGGGCGGCCACGCCGCTACCGCGCACGCGGCGTCCGCGGCCCTCGACGACGGCACCGGCTCGATCGTCATGCCGCCCAGTGTGCTCCCCGACGCGCCGGCCCCGCCACCCGCTTCGAGTTGA
- a CDS encoding DUF4394 domain-containing protein produces MLKRLLSRLRRIDAPSRPAPKAFTRCLNLEALEAREVPAILYGLTGANTLLRLDSATPTATTTVTITGLGANQQLVGIDFRPRTGQLYGSAVVDASANNSVIFTYRINPLTGAATLVGQTAAAVPGAGDVAGGYDFNPTVDRIRYVNVSDENARLNPNNGTLAGDDTDLTSGGMQDIIGAAYDRNTDRQSTGRPTTLFLINRATSSLARLGSVNGTPNSPNGGVVTDVGALGVTLDAGADGGFDIFESTLNGGLGTAFAALTVNGVTGLYSIDLATGAATLVGNIGTGATQLTSLAAVPDGVVVVGSGLGANGDVRILDSTTGAVRTTIIPFAGYQGGVRVAAGDVNRDGIPDAVVSAVAPQGHVKVFDGVTGNLVQSFFAFAGFNGTVNVTTGDVNGDGFADIIAVANGVNGHVKVFSGQDGSLLGSFLAYQGFLGNVTVSAADFNNDGSDEIVTAAAVNGHVKVFNVDGTAFSSASLPNFASSFFAFTPYAGDVNVAAGDVNGDGIADIVLSSGSGTRGNVRVFNGSNNTLISSFFAYGSGVTSGASVALADANGDGLLDIRVTPGLGQQANVTTFDSVGTSIGTTFSAFASFQGGATVGGARF; encoded by the coding sequence ATGCTGAAGCGTCTCCTCTCTCGTCTGCGCCGAATTGACGCTCCGAGTCGCCCCGCGCCGAAAGCGTTCACGCGGTGCCTGAATCTCGAAGCCCTGGAAGCGCGCGAAGTGCCCGCGATCCTTTACGGGTTGACCGGGGCCAACACGTTACTGCGGCTCGATAGCGCGACCCCGACCGCGACCACCACGGTCACGATCACCGGGTTGGGAGCCAACCAACAACTCGTCGGGATCGACTTCCGCCCGCGCACCGGCCAACTGTACGGCAGCGCGGTCGTCGACGCGAGCGCCAACAACTCGGTCATCTTCACCTACCGCATCAACCCGCTGACGGGGGCCGCGACTCTTGTGGGCCAAACGGCCGCAGCGGTGCCCGGCGCCGGCGACGTCGCGGGCGGGTACGACTTCAACCCGACCGTGGACCGCATCCGCTACGTGAACGTGAGCGACGAGAACGCGCGCCTGAACCCGAACAACGGCACCCTCGCGGGGGACGATACCGACCTGACCTCGGGGGGCATGCAGGACATCATCGGTGCGGCCTACGACCGCAACACCGACCGGCAGAGCACCGGGCGCCCCACGACGCTGTTCCTCATTAACCGCGCGACCAGTTCACTGGCGCGCCTGGGGAGCGTCAACGGCACCCCCAACAGCCCCAACGGTGGGGTGGTCACCGACGTCGGGGCGCTGGGCGTGACGCTCGACGCCGGGGCCGACGGCGGGTTCGACATTTTTGAAAGCACGCTCAACGGCGGTTTGGGAACAGCGTTCGCGGCCCTGACCGTGAACGGCGTGACCGGTTTGTACAGCATCGACTTGGCCACCGGCGCCGCGACGCTCGTGGGCAACATCGGTACGGGGGCCACGCAGCTCACGAGCCTGGCCGCGGTCCCGGACGGCGTGGTGGTGGTCGGCTCGGGCCTCGGCGCCAACGGCGACGTGCGCATCCTCGACTCCACGACCGGTGCGGTGCGGACCACGATCATCCCGTTCGCCGGGTACCAGGGCGGGGTGCGGGTGGCGGCCGGCGACGTGAACCGCGACGGCATCCCGGACGCGGTGGTGAGCGCGGTCGCCCCGCAGGGGCACGTGAAGGTGTTCGACGGGGTGACCGGGAACCTCGTGCAGAGCTTCTTCGCGTTCGCCGGCTTCAACGGTACCGTGAACGTCACCACCGGCGACGTGAACGGCGACGGGTTCGCCGACATCATCGCGGTCGCCAACGGGGTCAACGGGCACGTGAAGGTGTTCAGCGGGCAAGACGGTTCGCTGCTCGGCAGCTTCCTCGCGTACCAGGGCTTCCTCGGGAACGTGACCGTTTCGGCCGCGGACTTCAACAACGACGGGAGTGACGAGATCGTGACCGCCGCCGCGGTGAACGGGCACGTGAAAGTGTTCAACGTCGACGGGACCGCGTTCTCCTCGGCCAGCCTGCCGAACTTCGCCAGCAGCTTCTTCGCGTTCACCCCCTACGCGGGTGACGTGAACGTGGCGGCCGGCGACGTGAACGGCGACGGCATCGCCGACATCGTCCTGAGCAGCGGGTCCGGCACGCGCGGCAACGTGCGAGTGTTCAACGGGTCGAACAACACGCTGATCAGCAGCTTCTTCGCTTACGGCAGCGGCGTGACGAGCGGTGCGTCCGTGGCCCTGGCCGACGCGAACGGCGACGGGCTGCTCGACATCCGCGTGACGCCGGGCTTGGGCCAACAGGCCAACGTCACGACGTTCGACTCGGTCGGCACGTCGATCGGGACGACGTTCTCGGCGTTCGCCAGCTTCCAGGGCGGCGCGACGGTCGGCGGCGCGCGGTTCTAA
- a CDS encoding PRC-barrel domain-containing protein, translating into MIKYTMRSAFALLLTASALPVLAADPPRVIAVAPPAVAAGGQIRAKQVLGTKILIAGNTAIGTVEDLVFDDAGNLEYLVVSTDNNKFVSVPWDAAKWDLEKKVGTIGITVEQYKTIPTFTTTTYPSFYTPTYRTETYKFYGLTPRELRRIERRLP; encoded by the coding sequence ATGATTAAGTACACCATGCGCTCGGCTTTTGCCCTTCTCCTCACGGCCAGCGCCCTGCCCGTTCTTGCCGCCGACCCGCCCCGCGTCATCGCCGTGGCCCCACCCGCAGTTGCCGCGGGCGGCCAGATCCGCGCGAAGCAGGTGCTCGGCACGAAGATCCTGATCGCCGGGAACACCGCGATCGGCACCGTGGAGGATCTGGTGTTCGACGACGCCGGGAACCTCGAATACCTGGTCGTCTCGACCGATAATAACAAGTTCGTGAGCGTGCCGTGGGACGCCGCGAAGTGGGATCTGGAAAAGAAAGTTGGGACTATTGGGATCACCGTCGAACAGTACAAGACGATCCCGACGTTCACGACCACAACGTACCCCAGTTTCTACACGCCGACGTACCGCACCGAAACCTACAAGTTCTACGGGCTGACCCCGCGCGAACTGCGCCGCATCGAGCGCCGACTCCCGTAA